In Gammaproteobacteria bacterium (ex Lamellibrachia satsuma), a single genomic region encodes these proteins:
- a CDS encoding flagellar hook-length control protein FliK has translation MRIPGSNIVLPLPNALPRENPIQNLKPGQVLQATALSDTQNSQLKLQIGITRLIAQTQVAIKSGQQLTLSVEKGGEFPELRLLTTLSREQLQANALKMLLPRQQPLAQLFDKLAIQLSNSSSNPAPGNVRQAIEGLVGRLLSTDQPQFQQQLRTALQNSGLFTEAHLLQGSGNPADLKLNLLRLFELINTLLPGKGLNPQQSTAAALAASNSSGTPIPPDSPLRFLLDLLKQLDGSLARIQSNQLASLPQDDPTRQTWQFELPIRHNEQLDVFRILLQKEPGKSGEKEDAVWSLTLRMNLEPLGPMRVQLRLQGEAISSVLWAEQAETTSLIQNNLEKLRSALEKAGLDVTKLEAYQGKSDGDEQLSHGLSLLDEKA, from the coding sequence ATGCGCATACCCGGTTCCAACATTGTCCTGCCGCTACCCAACGCACTGCCACGGGAGAACCCGATACAGAACCTCAAACCAGGACAGGTACTGCAGGCGACGGCACTTAGCGACACTCAGAACAGCCAGCTCAAACTACAGATCGGCATCACCCGCTTGATCGCCCAAACCCAGGTGGCGATAAAAAGCGGACAGCAACTTACGCTCAGCGTTGAAAAGGGCGGTGAGTTTCCAGAGTTACGCCTGCTCACAACCCTCAGCCGGGAACAGCTGCAGGCCAATGCATTGAAGATGCTTCTCCCCCGCCAGCAGCCACTGGCTCAACTCTTTGACAAACTTGCCATCCAACTGTCGAATTCCAGCAGCAACCCGGCACCAGGAAATGTACGCCAGGCAATTGAAGGATTGGTCGGCCGCCTGCTCTCCACCGACCAGCCTCAATTCCAGCAGCAATTGCGCACAGCTTTGCAAAACAGCGGCCTCTTTACTGAAGCCCATCTGTTGCAGGGCAGCGGCAACCCCGCTGACCTCAAACTCAACCTGCTCAGACTATTTGAACTGATCAACACTCTGCTACCTGGGAAGGGCCTGAATCCCCAGCAATCCACCGCAGCAGCACTAGCCGCTTCCAATAGTAGCGGCACCCCAATACCACCCGATTCCCCACTTCGGTTTCTGCTGGATCTGCTGAAACAACTCGACGGCAGTCTGGCCCGTATCCAATCCAATCAACTCGCCTCTCTGCCGCAAGATGACCCGACACGACAGACCTGGCAGTTTGAACTACCTATCCGACATAATGAACAACTGGATGTTTTTCGGATCCTGTTACAGAAGGAACCTGGAAAGAGCGGCGAAAAAGAGGATGCAGTCTGGAGCCTGACCCTGCGCATGAACCTGGAACCACTGGGCCCCATGCGTGTACAGCTTCGCCTGCAGGGAGAGGCAATCTCAAGCGTACTCTGGGCTGAGCAGGCGGAAACAACCTCGCTGATTCAAAACAATCTGGAAAAACTTCGCTCCGCCTTGGAAAAAGCCGGTTTGGATGTCACAAAACTGGAAGCATACCAAGGCAAAAGTGACGGCGATGAGCAACTGTCGCACGGTCTCTCCTTGCTGGATGAAAAAGCATGA
- a CDS encoding flagellar protein FhlB produces the protein MNEERNSKPNLAIALNYDGENAPKLTAKGRGELAERILALAEENDVPLHEDAELAALLSQIPLGDEIPEALYRAIAEVIAFAYILSGKRPPGYE, from the coding sequence ATGAATGAAGAGAGAAACAGCAAACCCAACCTGGCCATTGCCCTAAATTACGATGGAGAGAATGCCCCAAAACTTACTGCTAAGGGACGTGGTGAGCTGGCTGAGCGCATTCTGGCACTGGCGGAGGAAAACGATGTGCCGCTTCACGAAGATGCAGAACTGGCCGCCCTGCTGTCCCAAATCCCATTGGGTGATGAGATTCCTGAGGCCCTATATCGCGCTATTGCAGAGGTAATCGCCTTCGCCTATATCCTGTCGGGAAAGCGGCCACCCGGTTATGAGTAA
- the fliJ gene encoding flagellar export protein FliJ produces MSPSKRLKPVQRVAKSREQTAARQLGRSKKSLHEEETKLTQLRQYHQEYLTRFEQAASKGITAVHLQEYRTFIAKLDEAIKQQESVVSASKQNHSVKKNTWRSKHTRTEALSKVVDRYERAEKKEEERSEQKESDDRSQRRPD; encoded by the coding sequence ATGTCACCATCAAAACGTTTGAAGCCTGTTCAAAGAGTCGCCAAATCGCGGGAGCAGACTGCCGCGCGCCAACTTGGAAGATCGAAAAAGTCACTGCACGAAGAGGAGACAAAGCTGACGCAGTTGAGGCAGTATCACCAGGAGTATCTGACGCGTTTTGAACAGGCGGCCAGCAAGGGCATTACTGCCGTTCATCTGCAGGAGTATCGTACCTTTATTGCCAAACTCGATGAGGCGATCAAACAGCAGGAATCGGTTGTGTCTGCCAGCAAGCAGAACCACTCGGTGAAAAAGAATACCTGGCGCAGTAAACATACTCGCACCGAAGCACTTTCCAAGGTTGTCGATCGCTATGAGCGGGCTGAAAAAAAAGAGGAGGAACGTTCAGAACAGAAAGAGAGCGATGATCGAAGTCAGAGACGACCTGATTGA